A window of the Bufo gargarizans isolate SCDJY-AF-19 chromosome 1, ASM1485885v1, whole genome shotgun sequence genome harbors these coding sequences:
- the RNF185 gene encoding E3 ubiquitin-protein ligase RNF185 isoform X1: protein MASAGPATSASAENSGPGGASGSSEGNSQDSTFECNICLDTAKDAVISLCGHLFCWPCLHQWLETRPNRQVCPVCKAGISRDKVIPLYGRGSTGQEDPREKTPPRPQGQRPEPENRGGFQGFGFGDGGFQMSFGIGAFPFGMFATAFNINDGRPPPAVPGTPQYVDEQFLSRLFLFVALVIMFWLLIA, encoded by the exons ATGGCGAGTGCGGGTCCAGCCACCTCTGCATCTGCAGAGAATTCAGGCCCTGGTGGAGCAAGTGGAAGTAGCGAGGGGAACAGCCAGGACAGCACATTTGAGTGCAACATTTGCCTGGACACAGCCAAGGATGCCGTGATCAGCTTATGTGGCCACCTCTTCTG CTGGCCATGTTTGCATCAG TGGTTAGAAACCCGACCAAATCGCCAGGTGTGTCCAGTGTGCAAAGCTGGCATCAGCCGTGATAAAGTAATACCTTTGTATGGAAGAGGAAGCACGGGCCAAGAAGACCCTCG GGAAAAAACTCCCCCACGGCCTCAAGGGCAGCGACCAGAGCCAGAGAACAGAGGG ggttTCCAAGGGTTTGGTTTTGGAGATGGAGGCTTTCAGATGTCCTTTGGCATTGGAGCATTTCCCTTTGGAATGTTTGCGACAGCATTTAACATCAATGATGGTCGTCCTCCACCAG CAGTCCCTGGAACCCCTCAATATGTGGATGAACAGTTCCTGTCTCGTCTTTTCCTTTTCGTTGCCCTGGTAATAATGTTTTGGCTGCTGATCGCTTGA
- the RNF185 gene encoding E3 ubiquitin-protein ligase RNF185 isoform X2, translating to MASAGPATSASAENSGPGGASGSSEGNSQDSTFECNICLDTAKDAVISLCGHLFCWPCLHQWLETRPNRQVCPVCKAGISRDKVIPLYGRGSTGQEDPREKTPPRPQGQRPEPENRGGFQGFGFGDGGFQMSFGIGAFPFGMFATAFNINDGRPPPVPGTPQYVDEQFLSRLFLFVALVIMFWLLIA from the exons ATGGCGAGTGCGGGTCCAGCCACCTCTGCATCTGCAGAGAATTCAGGCCCTGGTGGAGCAAGTGGAAGTAGCGAGGGGAACAGCCAGGACAGCACATTTGAGTGCAACATTTGCCTGGACACAGCCAAGGATGCCGTGATCAGCTTATGTGGCCACCTCTTCTG CTGGCCATGTTTGCATCAG TGGTTAGAAACCCGACCAAATCGCCAGGTGTGTCCAGTGTGCAAAGCTGGCATCAGCCGTGATAAAGTAATACCTTTGTATGGAAGAGGAAGCACGGGCCAAGAAGACCCTCG GGAAAAAACTCCCCCACGGCCTCAAGGGCAGCGACCAGAGCCAGAGAACAGAGGG ggttTCCAAGGGTTTGGTTTTGGAGATGGAGGCTTTCAGATGTCCTTTGGCATTGGAGCATTTCCCTTTGGAATGTTTGCGACAGCATTTAACATCAATGATGGTCGTCCTCCACCAG TCCCTGGAACCCCTCAATATGTGGATGAACAGTTCCTGTCTCGTCTTTTCCTTTTCGTTGCCCTGGTAATAATGTTTTGGCTGCTGATCGCTTGA